The DNA window GCAGGGGGAGCAGGCAGCTGAGCCGGGGCCGCAGCCACAGACCCAAAAAAGGGCCCGGGGCCAGAACAAGGGCCGGCCCCACGTGAAGCCCACACACTATGACAAGACCAGGCTCTGCCCCTCGCTGATCCAGGTGAGCATGACCCCATGAGTAGGTTCTGGGGGCTTCAGTCCCTATTTGATCCTCAGGATCCCGTCACAACTTAAGTACAGCCGGCAGCTTGGGGTGACTCAGCCTCTGGTCTGACGTTTTGATGACGAGAAAGCCACACACATTCCGCAGGAaccgcactttgaaacttgaattttgatcttttcctgatTTGTAACATGAGACACTCTTGTGAGTGGTGTGACAGTCACATGATGCTGGGTCCCTTCAGCCCGAGACTGGAAAGGTGAAGGCCGATGCTCCATGGTCCCCATAGCCACCCAGGAGGTCTGGTGGTGAGGCCAGATGTCTTGCACGTGGGGCATCTTTAACCTACCGTGGGTGTCTGCAGGTGACCTCCTGGCAGGTCGAGGACCGACTGTGTTGCTCTTGGTCCCCAGTCACAGATGGAGAGCCTGCTGAGGACACAGGCGAGACGGGGATCTGGGATGCACAAGCAGCCTTCCCGGTCCCGTCACGTCCTCCCTCCGCTCCACAGGAGTCTGCTGCAAAGTGTGTCTTTGGTGACCGCTGCCGCTTCCTGCACGACGTGAGCCGCTACCTGGAGACCAAGCCGGCCGACCTGGGCCCCCGCTGTGTGCTCTTTGAGACCTTCGGCAGGTGCCCCTATGGTGTGACCTGTCGCTTCGCTGGGGCCCACCTGGGGCCCGAGGGCCAGAACCTGGTGCAGGAGGAGCTGGCCTTGGGCTGGGCCCACCGCCAGCCAGTGCGCAACGGCCTGGACAAGGCCCTGCAGCAGCAATTGCGCAAGCGCAAGATCCGCTTCGAGCGAGCTGAGCTCGCCCTGCGCCAGCTGAGCCAGGGCCAGCTGCCAGGCCCTTCATCAGCTGGTGCCGTCCTCGAGGCCACCGCAGCTGAGGGCACCCCAGGGCAGAGTGACTGTGGCGCCCAGCAGGCCCCCGCTGGGCCAGACGCTGGCTGCTCTCCCAGCCGCCCTGTGCAGACCTGCGGGCCCCTGACGGACGAGGACGTGGTCAGGCTGCGGCCCTGTGAGAAGAAGCGGGTGTGTGTTCCAGGCCCCACTGCAGCCGGTGCGGCGGCAGGGCTGGCCTCACAGCACCCGCCTGCCGGGCACCAGCTGTGTCACTCCTGTGCTAGACGCCTACAGCCAGGTGCCTGGAGGAGCCCCACTGACCTTCCCCTCTGATCTCCAGCCTGGGCCCAGCCCTCAGCTAGCCTCAGCATGGCAGGCAGGAGAGCTGGCCACACAGCGCCGCCCTGGAGCGCCAGGGCTGGGCAGGGGGGCAACGCAGAAGGCTTCTGAGAGCAGGGGCATCATGGCTGGGGTTTGGTGGTCGGAGATGAGCTCTCCAGCACAGGGGGTGGGGGGCAAAGAAGGAGTCTTACGAAGGGTGGGTGGTCACCTGCAGGAGCCTTGGGTGGAAAGGAGCCAGGCTGGGCAGGACAGAGGGAGCGTCCTGGGCTGTGGGGGAGTCTGCCTTCACGTGGTCTCTTTCTTCCAGCTGGACATCAGCGGCAAGCTGTACCTGGCCCCCCTCACCACGGTAGGGCCTGGCAGAGGAGGGGGCTGGTTGGCCCGGGCCCTGGCGTCCCTGCCCGCTGTGGCCTCACATGTCTTGTTTCCTGGTGGCCCAGTGCGGGAACCTGCCCTTCCGGCGTATCTGCAAGCGCTTTGGGGCGGATGTGACATGTGGGGAGATGGCTGTGTGCACCAACCTGCTGCAGGGCCAGATGTCCGAGTGGGCCCTGCTCAAACGCCACGAGTGCGAGGACATCTTCGGTGTCCAGGTCAGTGTCTGCCCAGGAGGCAGGGTGGGCCCCTTGGCGGCCAGGTTTCAGAGCCACTTTCAGGATCTGCCTGGGTGACAGCCCAGTGGCCCTGGTGCAAGCCTGGTGCCTCAGAGATGATGCCAGCAGGGTGGTTGGTTGGCCACCCCCTGGGAGGCCAGGGTGGGTGGCCAAGGCCGTGTGGCAGTCCCCAGGTGCGAGGCCCTGGGGTCTTCCTGCTGTGCCACAGCTGGAGGGCGCCTTCCCTGACACCATGACCAGGTGTGCAGAGCTGCTGGGCCGCACCATCGAGGTGGACTTTGTGGACATCAATGTTGGCTGTCCCATCGACTTGGTGTATAAGAAGGTAATGTGGCCAGGCCGGGAGCCCACCTCGCTTGCCCGGGTGGGCCCGTGCCTCGGTTTCCCCCCACTTGGTCCATGAAGGTGCCGGGCCAGCTGGAGACTGGGGGCGTGGCCGCAGACGTCGCCCTGGCGCGAATCCTGGCAGGGCTGGGTGGTCGCGGTGCCGGTGCTGTGGGCAGGGCTCACCTTCCCTCTCCCCAGGGCGGGGGCTGCGCACTCATGAACCGCACGGCCAAGTTCCAGCAGATCGTCCGCGGCATGAGCCAGGTGCGTGATGGTTGGCCCTGCCCTGCTTGCCCGTCCCCGGTCTGTCCCTGGCCCCGCCAACTCCCTCCTGTCCCCAGGTGCTGGACGTGCCGCTGACGGTGAAGCTGCGCACGGGCGTCCAGGAGCGTGTGCAACTGGCACACCGCCTGCTGCCGGAGCTGCGGGACTGGGGTGCGGCCCTCGTCACGGTGGGTCCCAGCCTGGGCTGCGGCCGCCGTCCCCACGACCCCTGTCCCCACGGCCACCTGTGTGCCTGATCTCTGCATCTCCACCTCTGCCTCCTCAGCTCCACGGCCGCTCTCGGGAGCAGCGCTATACCAAGCTGGCCGACTGGCAGTACATCGCCCAGTGCGCCAAGGCCGCCAGCCCCATGCCACTGTTCGGTGGGTGCCCCAAAGTCATTTCTGTCCCCCTGCCACCTGAGGCCACCCCCTTCACCAGACTCACCCACCTGCACCTCTTTTGCCCTGACGGGGGCCACCCAGTGGTGGGGATCACCTAGAGCACCTCCTGAGGTGCGCTCTCTGTCCCATCAGGAAATGGGGACATCTTGTCATACGAGGATGCCAACCGCGCCCTGAAGACGGGAGTGGCCGGGGTCATGATCGCCCGGTGAGTTCCCTGCAGGACCCAAGGCCAGTGGCAGCTGCGTGGGAGTGAGGGGCCCGCTGTGGTCCTGTGGGACCAGGACAGGCAGGGAGCGAGCGGAGTTGCAGCAGGGAGGGCTCCTGGTGGCTGTGGCCTAGGGCCCAGGCAGCCGCAGGTGACGCCCCCACCCCGTAGCGGGGCCCTGCTGAAGCCGTGGCTGTTCACGGAGATCAAGGAGCAGCGGCACTGGGACATCTCGTCCTCCGAGCGCCTGGACATCCTGAGGGACTTCACCAGCTACGGGCTGGAGCACTGGGGCTCAGACACGCAGGGCGTGGAGAAGACCCGGCGCTTCCTGCTGGAGTGGCTGTCCTTCCTGTGCCGGTGGGTGGCCCTGGGGGGCGGCGGCCCTGGGGGGCGGCGGCCCGGGCTGGAGGCTCCTCCTGACCTGTGCCCCTGCAGGTACGTGCCCGTGGGCCTGCTGGAGCGGCTGCCGCAGAGGGTCAACGAGCGGCCACCCTACTACCTGGGCCGCAACTACCTGGAGACGCTGATGGCCAGCCAGCAGGCGGCCGACTGGATCCGCATCAGGTGCCCGGGCGGTGGGGCAGGGGCGGGCTGCCGGGGTGGCCAAGCCCCAGGTCTGACCCCCGCCCTCCCCACAGCGAGATGCTCCTGGGACCTGTGCCGCCCGGCTTCGTCTTCCTGCCTAAGCACAAGGCCAATGCGTACAAATAGTGGCCCACAGGCCTCAGTCCCCGCGTGGACAAGACAATAAACACGGCTCACTCTGGGAGCCCAGGCCTCTCCGTGGCTCGGCTGCTCCTCGCCAGCGCCCCCTGCCGTCCTGGTTGCCCCCGCCTCCCTCCTGGCCGGCAGCCCTTCCCAGCCGACACGCTCATGCACCAGGCCTCCGGCCACCCGAGGGCCTGTTGGGGCTGTGCTTTGTGCTGCCCGAGGCCAGGACCACCAGGTTGCCGGCGGGTGGTGGAGTGGGCCTGGGGTGAGGTCAGGGCCCCTGCGGGGGGCCATGGCTCTGGAGCGGCGGACAGTGTTGCCAGAGAGGAGAGGACAGGCCAGGGTCTGCCCACCCCAGGTGACACCTGGCTCTCACCTCTGGATGTCCCCTCTGCCTCCTACCCACCCTCCCACCCCGGAACCCCACCTGGTGGGCAGGCCTGGGCCTGGAATCCACTGCCCCAGTAACCAGGGGCATAGAACCCCGCAGGACTCTGAGCCTGCTCTCTGGTGGGCGCCTCCACTCCTACCTGCCGGGCCCCGCCTGCCCATGCAGCACCCCAAGCCCTTCTACCCCACCGCAGCCCCCAGGAAGGCTTCAGCCCAGGGGCCCTGGAGAGCACCGAGGGGCTGGGCAGCCAGCCAGCGCCCTGCCTGCCCCGAGCCTGCTCCTGCCGTGGGTACGCGTGGCGGGGGTGGGGGCGGCCTCGTGGAGGTGGTGCCCAGGCGCCTCCGCAGCTCAGGCCCCACCCACCGGGCCCCTTTGTCCACAGCCTCGAACCTCCTGTATCAGCCCCCAAGCTCGGAGAAAGAGGCGTTTCCCGCCCCTCCAGCAGGTACCGGCCACCCCAGCTCAACGAGGGCCGGAGCAGTTAAGAGTGGGCAGGGCTCATCTCCTTTCTCTGCCCCCATGGGACCCTGCAGGTGGCCTGAGTCCCCGAACCTCAGACGGGTGCCTGTGAGGAGAGGCCAGTCCTCTGTGCCACAAGGCAGGTCCCCTTGCCTTGCTCCCCGGGTTCCCCAGAGGCGAGCTCTGCCTCCCTTGCCCAGCCTCCAAAGCACGCCCTGGGCGCTGCCCATGGGACCCAGAGTGAGGCCCGATCCCAGTGGGTCCCTGAAGCAAAGCCTGGGGCCACCATCCCTCAGGAAGCTGCGGAGAAAGCCATGTCCTCACCCAGACAGACCCCCAGACAGTTTCAGAGCGAGGCCCAAGATGAGGCTGCGTCCCAGAGGGGCCCTTACTCAGGAGGCCCCTGTCCCAACCCCGTGGGTGCCCATGCCCGCTGCCCGTAGGCTTCCAGATGGCGCCGTGTGGCTGCTTCTTTGACCCCCGCATCTACCGAATCGAGTGGGCCACCACCGACTTTGGCCAGTCGTCCCTGTACAAGCTGGCTGTGGCTGGGGGCCCCGCCTCGCCAGGCAGCTACCTCCTGGAGCCGCAGCACTACCTCAAGGGCCCCGTGCCAGCCCCGCCACCTTACCCCCACTACCAGCCAGCGCCCGGGGGGCCCCAGTACCTCATGCCCTACTTCCCCCCGGAGGGACCTGGGCCTGAGGCCCTGGGCTTTGTGGGCGATGGGGGGCCCCCCGCCTTTGTGGACCTGCCCCCGCCGCTGCTCAAGGAGAGCCTGGCGCCCCCCAAGGAGAGCAAGCTGCCCCCGCTGCTCATCACGCTGCCCACCGAGGCCACCCTGCCCCCCAGCACCTACGGCCCCCTCAAGGGCCACCTCAGCCAAGTCCTCGGGTCTGAGGGGGCCGCACGGCCCAGCGAGCCCCTGGCTGTCCCCACCAAGGAGCTGCAGGGTGGCAGTGGGGCCGTGCCCAGCCTGCCGCACGCCACGGGTCCCGGGGAGGCCAAGGCCCCGGAGGCTGCGCGGGCCTTGGTGCTGCCGGACAAGGTGCTGCTGGAGGACGCCATGAAGCTCTTCGACTGCCTGCCCGCCGGCGCGGAGCCCGAGGCCACCCCGCGCAAGGTGCCCAGGCCCGCCGTGCCCGACTGTGGGGGCGGCGGCGACGACTCCTCCGGTGACATCCGCTCCCTGCACCTGCCCGACGAGCTGCTGTCCTTCGACTACAGCGTGCCGGAGATCCTGGACACCGTGTCCAACGTGGACTGCTTTTTCAACTTCAAGGCGCTTGACGAGGACCCACCACCCCGCCTGGGGCCCCCTGCTGCTGACCCTGTGGCCCCCGTTCCGAGGTCTGACCCCCCAGGGAAGAAGAAGGCTGCCTCTGCCGTCAGGAAGGGGAAGCCGGGTGGCAAGGGCAGGCAGGTGGCAGCCCCCGTGGGGCCACGGCAGGACCCGGGAGTCACCCCCCATTAAAAGTTTTGGTCTCTCAGCTTGGCATCCCTTGGCCTCCAGGGGCAGGGGGCTGTGTGCCGACACCTGTGCCCTGGCCTGCGTATGAGGGAAGGCAAGGCTGTGCCCTGCTGCGTGTTGAGATCAGGCAGGACCCAGCGCTTGGTGATGCTGGCCTCCAGGGCTAGTCGCAGGAGACAGGTCCCTGCGCCAGAGGGCCCGAGCGGGGGTCCTAGGAAGTGGGGAACTTGTTTTTTCTGGTTCTGGATGGAACCCTGggggtgctcttccactgagccccatccccagccgtttttcattttgaaacagtctTGCTAAGTCCTCAGGAGCTCTGAGTAGCCGGGATCACAGGTGCGCGGCACTGCGTCCAGCCAGCACAAGGACTTGACTTCTGTGTTTGGTGGTGAAAATCAAGGTTTCCCAGAGAGTGGCCAGCACGCAGGGCAAGCCTTGGAGAGTGGCTCCGTCTGTACCCTACTGTCTATCCTGTGTCCCGGGAAGCTGCAGGGTGGGAGAGGGTGGGAGAGACCCTGACTCTGGGGCCTCTGTGGAGCCTGGGGCCATGGGCCAGGGGTGGGCGAGGGGAGGCAGGCCAGGGGCTGGGCTCGGTGCTGCCGACTGGCCTGGTGGTGAGGGTTGGGCACAAGCAGACCGCCCTGTGGTGGGGGCAGTGCTGGCTCAGTGTGGGCGAGGCGGGTGCAGGAGGAGGGCCCAGTAAGGAGGGCGGGGACACGTGGCCCCTGAGCCCAGGTGAGGTGTCCATCAGGGCTCCAGTGGGGACTTGCCTAGGTGCTGACTGAGAAGCCAGAGACAGCCCAGCCCAGGAAGGGCAGGGTGACCCCAAGCGCCAGTGTCCTCAGCCTCCCCCCTTATCCCATGGGACTGCCCATGCACAGGCCTTCACCTGTCTTTCTGCTGTGCCCAGGGTGACCCTGAGGGCTGCCACCCCCAGGAACTATGACCAAACAGCAGGTGGCAGGCCGCCCCTCCTGGGACGCCCTGTGGGATGGCTCGCCTGGCCTGCTCCTCCCAGGATGGGCTGGGAGTCCTCCTGCCCATCCTGGGCTGTCCCCTGGTGCTGGGACCTTCATCCGGGGACCCGAGGTCTGTGCTGGGGGAGCCCAGGGGGCCTGGGACATGGGCGGGGTGCGCCACCGTGCTCAGCTTCATGAGCTGAGGTCTGATACGGAGTGGATCCTCGTATCAGGAGGATCAGGTCCAGCCAAGTGAGCGGAGGAGAGGAGACAGGGCCGCTCAGAAGCACAGGGAGCTGGGAACGCGAGGCAGGGTCCCTGCTGTGGTTTGGGCACAAAAGGCAAAGGGTGGGCAGGCTCTGTGTGGTAGGCTCTCGGCCCTGGGGCTGGCCCTGGACTGCAGGATCCCAGTCACGGGAGGCTGGGAGCCTGCGCTGGGCACTGCTTGGTTTGCACGTGACAGACGTGAGGTTTGTGGAGAGGGCACTAAGTGTCATCTCTAGGAAACTGTGGTCCTATGGGCTTGGCCTCGGGATGTCACAGTGTCACAGAATCAATGAGGATTGAGTGCATTGGCCACACCTGTCATCTCagcagctcgggaagctgaggcaggaggatcacaagttcaaagccagcctcagcaacagcaaggctctaagcccctcaggagaccctgtctctaaataagatacaaaacagggctggggtgtggctcagtggtcaagtgtccctgagttcaatccccggtaccaaaagaaaaaaaaaggaccaGGGTGTGTCTCCCAATGCAGAGCACCCTCCCGGCCTGTGCCCCCGGGTTCCACCCCAGCAAGACAGACGAGTCTCCTGCGCGGTGGGGAGTGGGAAGAAGGCGCC is part of the Callospermophilus lateralis isolate mCalLat2 chromosome 1, mCalLat2.hap1, whole genome shotgun sequence genome and encodes:
- the Prr22 gene encoding LOW QUALITY PROTEIN: proline-rich protein 22 (The sequence of the model RefSeq protein was modified relative to this genomic sequence to represent the inferred CDS: inserted 1 base in 1 codon; deleted 1 base in 1 codon), with product MALERRTVLPERRGQARVCPPQVTPGSHLWMSPLPPTHPPTPEPHLVGRPGPGIHCPSNQGHRTPQDSEPALWWAPPLLPAGPRLPMQHPKPFYPTAXPQEGFSPGALESTEGLGSQPAPACPEPAPAVASNLLYQPPSSEKEAFPAPPAGFQMAPCGCFFDPRIYRIEWATTDFGQSSLYKLAVAGGPASPGSYLLEPQHYLKGPVPAPPPYPHYQPAPGGPQYLMPYFPPEGPGPEALGFVGDGGPPAFVDLPPPLLKESLAPPKESKLPPLLITLPTEATLPPSTYGPLKGHLSQVLGSEGAARPSEPLAVPTKELQGGSGAVPSLPHATGPGEAKAPEAARALVLPDKVLLEDAMKLFDCLPAGAEPEATPRKVPRPAVPDCGGGGDDSSGDIRSLHLPDELLSFDYSVPEILDTVSNVDCFFNFKALDEDPPPRLGPPAADPVAPVPRSDPPGKKKAASAVRKGKPGGKGRQVAAPVGPRQDPGVTPH
- the Dus3l gene encoding tRNA-dihydrouridine(47) synthase [NAD(P)(+)]-like isoform X1, which translates into the protein MEHMRDPEGLSATFHNGLELSMAEGAKKAPAESGGDSDSAVNAPERGVAPIKSQYLTTKEQFHQFLEAKGEKLQQELEAGDPDGNDLAEPRAKRIRLENGQGEQAAEPGPQPQTQKRARGQNKGRPHVKPTHYDKTRLCPSLIQESAAKCVFGDRCRFLHDVSRYLETKPADLGPRCVLFETFGRCPYGVTCRFAGAHLGPEGQNLVQEELALGWAHRQPVRNGLDKALQQQLRKRKIRFERAELALRQLSQGQLPGPSSAGAVLEATAAEGTPGQSDCGAQQAPAGPDAGCSPSRPVQTCGPLTDEDVVRLRPCEKKRLDISGKLYLAPLTTCGNLPFRRICKRFGADVTCGEMAVCTNLLQGQMSEWALLKRHECEDIFGVQLEGAFPDTMTRCAELLGRTIEVDFVDINVGCPIDLVYKKGGGCALMNRTAKFQQIVRGMSQVLDVPLTVKLRTGVQERVQLAHRLLPELRDWGAALVTLHGRSREQRYTKLADWQYIAQCAKAASPMPLFGNGDILSYEDANRALKTGVAGVMIARGALLKPWLFTEIKEQRHWDISSSERLDILRDFTSYGLEHWGSDTQGVEKTRRFLLEWLSFLCRYVPVGLLERLPQRVNERPPYYLGRNYLETLMASQQAADWIRISEMLLGPVPPGFVFLPKHKANAYK
- the Dus3l gene encoding tRNA-dihydrouridine(47) synthase [NAD(P)(+)]-like isoform X2, whose protein sequence is MEHMRDPEGLSATFHNGLELSMAEGAKKAPAESGGDSDSAVNAPERGVAPIKSQYLTTKEQFHQFLEAKGEKLQQELEAGDPDGNDLAEPRAKRIRLENGQGEQAAEPGPQPQTQKRARGQNKGRPHVKPTHYDKTRLCPSLIQESAAKCVFGDRCRFLHDVSRYLETKPADLGPRCVLFETFGRCPYGVTCRFAGAHLGPEGQNLVQEELALGWAHRQPVRNGLDKALQQQLRKRKIRFERAELALRQLSQGQLPGPSSAGAVLEATAAEGTPGQSDCGAQQAPAGPDAGCSPSRPVQTCGPLTDEDVVRLRPCEKKRLDISGKLYLAPLTTCGNLPFRRICKRFGADVTCGEMAVCTNLLQGQMSEWALLKRHECEDIFGVQLEGAFPDTMTRCAELLGRTIEVDFVDINVGCPIDLVYKKGGGCALMNRTAKFQQIVRGMSQVLDVPLTVKLRTGVQERVQLAHRLLPELRDWGAALVTLHGRSREQRYTKLADWQYIAQCAKAASPMPLFGNGDILSYEDANRALKTGVAGVMIARSSGTGTSRPPSAWTS